A single window of Terriglobales bacterium DNA harbors:
- a CDS encoding CDP-alcohol phosphatidyltransferase family protein, translated as MLRQLRTFPNQLTLLRLVFIPFIVICVLDGAWGWALALFVLAGLSDGLDGLLARLLHQKTELGRFLDPIADKLLLSTLFLVLSFAHKVPWYVTVLVLSRDVCIVAISATIYATTSFRAFQPSIYGKANTVVQVAALFFVLLRQIVAVPWTFYAARVGLWSTFALTLISGIHYAFDIGKRVHAASQ; from the coding sequence CTGCGCCAGCTCCGCACCTTTCCCAACCAGCTCACCCTGCTGCGCCTGGTCTTTATCCCCTTCATCGTCATCTGCGTGCTCGACGGCGCCTGGGGCTGGGCCCTGGCGCTGTTCGTGCTCGCCGGGCTCTCCGACGGCCTCGACGGCCTGCTCGCCCGCCTGCTCCACCAGAAGACCGAGCTGGGCCGCTTCCTCGATCCCATCGCCGACAAGCTCCTGCTCTCCACCCTTTTCCTGGTGCTCTCCTTCGCCCACAAGGTGCCCTGGTACGTGACCGTGCTGGTGCTGAGCCGCGACGTCTGCATCGTGGCCATCTCCGCCACCATCTATGCCACCACCAGCTTCCGCGCCTTCCAGCCCAGTATCTACGGCAAGGCCAACACCGTGGTCCAGGTGGCCGCGCTCTTCTTCGTGCTGCTGCGCCAGATCGTGGCCGTGCCCTGGACTTTCTATGCTGCCCGCGTCGGCCTGTGGTCCACCTTCGCCCTCACCCTCATCTCCGGCATCCACTACGCCTTCGACATCGGCAAGCGTGTCCACGCAGCCAGCCAGTAG